The Impatiens glandulifera chromosome 3, dImpGla2.1, whole genome shotgun sequence genome contains a region encoding:
- the LOC124929513 gene encoding lon protease 2-like — protein sequence MALHHHLLPTPPSLPLKPSLNPNHLTSALKFLPPLLSLTQTRFRRRRNRACFSEKHHTASPGSNDVVELPLFPLPLVLFPGAILPLQIFEFRYRIMMHTLLQTDLRFGVIYSDTVSGTTDVGCVGEIVKHEKLADDRFFIICKGQERFRVTKLVRTKPYLVAEITWLEDRPSGDVEEDAEELANEVETNMKDVIRLSNRLNGKPEKEVPDLRRNMFPTPFSFFVGSTFEGAPREQQALLELEDTVLRLKREKETLRNTLNYLTAASAVKDVFPSS from the coding sequence ACTCCATCATCATTTACTTCCCACGCCGCCGTCTCTCCCACTCAAACCCTCCTTAAACCCTAATCATCTCACCTCCGCCCTTAAATTCCTTCCTCCCTTACTATCTCTTACCCAAACTCGCTTCCGCCGCCGTAGGAATCGTGCATGCTTCTCGGAGAAGCATCACACAGCTTCTCCAGGATCGAACGACGTCGTCGAGCTACCACTATTCCCTCTCCCTCTCGTTCTCTTCCCCGGCGCGATTCTTCCTCTTCAAATATTCGAGTTTCGGTATCGTATAATGATGCACACTCTTCTTCAGACAGATCTTAGATTCGGCGTTATATACTCCGACACCGTCTCCGGCACCACCGACGTCGGTTGCGTCGGAGAGATTGTCAAACACGAGAAACTAGCCGATGACAGGTTCTTCATTATTTGTAAAGGCCAGGAACGATTTCGTGTTACGAAATTGGTTCGGACGAAACCCTATTTGGTGGCGGAGATTACTTGGCTTGAAGACAGACCGTCGGGTGATGTTGAAGAAGACGCGGAGGAGCTGGCGAACGAGGTTGAGACGAATATGAAAGACGTGATTCGATTATCTAATCGGTTGAACGGGAAACCGGAAAAGGAGGTGCCGGATTTGCGGCGTAACATGTTTCCGACACCGTTTTCGTTCTTTGTCGGTAGCACGTTCGAAGGAGCGCCTAGAGAACAGCAGGCATTGCTTGAATTAGAGGATACAGTGTTGAGATTGAAAAGGGAGAAAGAAACATTGAGAAATACTCTGAATTACTTGACTGCAGCATCCGCTGTTAAAGATGTGTTTCCATCTTCATGA